In the genome of Pelagibacterium nitratireducens, one region contains:
- a CDS encoding amidohydrolase family protein: MAITDVTVLSMVPGAAPLESATVLIAHGRIASIMSPDEAAVPSGYTVIDGSGRYLLPGFTDMHMHFLSEDIPELEVTAEDILAPYIAHGVLQVADLAATDASNAIRDRVESGEAIAPFLATAAMVDGVPAMRDGAREIASPEGAEAVVAQIAAQGFDFVKIYSQLDMDTFRAVLDAAQKHGMRVIGHIPGGRATQPVDVLVPGFAMVAHAEEFSWRAREMSDSEIADIVARLLENDTALTATLFLNEQILAQSRDPDILASVPGLETVHPIELMLWFEMNHYIENTSPERIAQLEAVVDFNARLISAASQAGVTVLAGTDAAFVPGLAPGLSLHRELAAMVEAGMSEMDTLQSATSVPAQWLGVANDRGTVETGKRANLVLLSADPLEDIANTTKIEAVIFDGQILDRVALDAILADLDALYAPYRPWFSPHATELLSD, from the coding sequence ATGGCGATCACCGATGTGACCGTGCTGAGCATGGTCCCTGGCGCGGCCCCGCTCGAAAGCGCCACCGTGTTGATTGCCCATGGCCGCATAGCCTCAATCATGTCACCGGACGAGGCCGCAGTTCCGTCCGGCTACACCGTCATCGACGGTTCGGGCCGCTACCTGCTTCCAGGGTTCACCGACATGCACATGCATTTTCTCTCCGAGGACATCCCGGAACTCGAAGTCACCGCCGAGGATATTCTTGCCCCTTATATCGCCCATGGAGTGCTGCAGGTCGCCGATCTGGCTGCGACAGACGCAAGCAATGCCATCCGCGACCGCGTAGAAAGCGGTGAGGCGATTGCACCATTCCTTGCGACCGCCGCTATGGTCGATGGCGTACCTGCTATGCGCGACGGCGCGCGCGAAATCGCTTCCCCCGAAGGGGCCGAAGCGGTCGTTGCACAGATTGCTGCGCAAGGCTTCGATTTCGTCAAGATTTACAGCCAACTCGATATGGATACGTTCCGCGCCGTGCTCGATGCTGCCCAGAAACACGGAATGCGTGTTATCGGCCATATTCCTGGCGGCCGCGCCACCCAGCCTGTAGACGTGCTCGTGCCCGGCTTTGCCATGGTCGCCCACGCAGAGGAATTCTCCTGGCGGGCAAGGGAAATGAGCGACTCAGAAATCGCCGATATCGTTGCCCGCCTTCTGGAAAATGATACAGCGCTGACAGCAACCCTGTTTCTCAATGAACAGATATTGGCCCAGTCCCGCGACCCAGACATCCTGGCCAGCGTTCCGGGTCTTGAGACGGTGCACCCGATCGAACTGATGCTGTGGTTCGAGATGAACCACTACATCGAGAACACGTCACCCGAGCGGATCGCTCAACTCGAAGCAGTCGTCGATTTCAACGCTCGCCTGATCTCCGCGGCATCCCAAGCAGGTGTCACCGTTCTCGCGGGTACCGATGCCGCCTTTGTCCCGGGCCTGGCACCGGGACTGTCGCTGCATCGGGAACTTGCGGCAATGGTGGAAGCGGGCATGAGCGAGATGGACACGCTGCAATCCGCGACTTCAGTACCAGCCCAATGGCTTGGCGTGGCCAACGACCGGGGGACAGTCGAAACTGGCAAGCGCGCTAATCTGGTCCTGCTTTCAGCTGACCCTCTTGAAGATATCGCCAACACCACCAAAATCGAGGCGGTCATTTTCGACGGCCAAATATTGGATCGGGTCGCGCTCGACGCGATATTAGCCGATCTCGACGCACTTTATGCGCCTTACCGTCCTTGGTTTTCTCCCCATGCCACCGAGTTGCTCAGCGATTGA
- a CDS encoding formimidoylglutamate deiminase — MKSLWTEQALLSDGWTDSVRVGISDTGLIASVEAGVPPAPTDRRLGALLPAPVNLHSHAFQRAMAGMTERRGPAARDTFWTWRHLMFRFLEALTPEDVEAIAAFVQMEMLESGYASVAEFHYVHHQPDGTPYADIGELSGRIAAAAQATGIGLTLLPVLYQYAGCNRAPLARGQVRFGNTPERFAKLHERAGTIMSALPSDASLGVAPHSLRAVGPEGLDATIAMAAGRPHHMHLAEQVGEVDEVRAVYGRRPVEWLLDNHGVDESWCLIHCTQMTQDETLRLAQTGAVAGLCPITESSLGDGIFNGTDYLGAGGRFGVGSDSNIRIALSEELRTLEYSQRLRDGLRAVLATERESTGRVLFAGTVRGGAQAVQRQSGAIASGNWADLLALDTTATDLANHRGDALLDSFVFAGDDRMVADVWSAGRHLVHKGHHIDRDRIVGRYRKTMSSLKDRL; from the coding sequence ATGAAGTCATTGTGGACCGAGCAAGCCTTGCTGAGTGACGGCTGGACCGACAGCGTTCGCGTCGGGATCAGCGACACGGGTCTTATCGCGTCAGTCGAAGCAGGTGTGCCTCCTGCTCCGACGGATCGCAGGCTCGGTGCCTTGCTGCCGGCGCCGGTAAATCTGCACTCTCATGCCTTTCAGCGCGCCATGGCTGGTATGACGGAGCGGAGGGGGCCCGCGGCGCGCGATACCTTCTGGACATGGCGGCACCTTATGTTCCGCTTCCTTGAGGCGCTGACGCCAGAAGATGTCGAAGCAATCGCTGCCTTTGTACAAATGGAAATGCTCGAATCCGGCTACGCGTCGGTGGCCGAATTTCATTATGTCCACCACCAGCCCGATGGCACGCCGTACGCTGACATCGGCGAACTCTCGGGCCGCATTGCCGCTGCCGCGCAAGCGACCGGCATCGGACTCACTCTGCTGCCGGTGCTTTATCAGTACGCAGGGTGTAACCGCGCACCACTGGCCCGGGGCCAGGTCCGGTTCGGCAACACGCCAGAACGGTTCGCAAAACTTCATGAGCGCGCCGGGACAATCATGTCAGCCCTGCCCTCGGACGCCAGCCTCGGGGTTGCTCCACATTCCCTGCGCGCGGTCGGCCCGGAGGGTCTCGACGCGACCATCGCGATGGCCGCCGGACGGCCGCACCACATGCATCTGGCCGAGCAGGTCGGTGAGGTCGACGAGGTTAGGGCGGTCTATGGGCGCAGACCTGTCGAATGGTTGCTCGACAACCATGGCGTTGACGAGAGCTGGTGCCTCATCCACTGCACGCAAATGACACAGGACGAAACGCTGCGCCTCGCGCAGACTGGCGCGGTGGCAGGGCTGTGCCCCATCACCGAGTCCAGCCTCGGCGACGGCATTTTCAACGGCACCGATTATCTTGGCGCTGGCGGGCGGTTCGGGGTCGGCTCGGATTCTAATATACGCATCGCGCTCTCGGAGGAGTTGCGCACTCTCGAATATTCCCAGCGCCTACGCGACGGGCTCCGAGCCGTCCTGGCTACGGAACGGGAATCCACCGGCCGAGTCCTTTTTGCAGGTACCGTCAGAGGAGGCGCGCAAGCGGTACAACGACAGTCGGGCGCCATCGCCAGCGGCAATTGGGCTGATCTACTGGCGCTTGATACCACTGCCACAGATCTCGCGAACCACAGGGGCGATGCGCTTCTCGACAGTTTCGTCTTCGCAGGTGACGACAGGATGGTCGCCGACGTATGGTCGGCCGGGCGCCACCTCGTGCATAAAGGGCATCATATCGATCGCGACCGCATTGTTGGCCGATACAGGAAAACGATGAGTTCCCTTAAGGACCGTCTATGA
- the hutU gene encoding urocanate hydratase has protein sequence MSQTRRNARDIFPATGTDITAKSWLTEAPMRMLMNNLHPDVAENPHELVVYGGIGRAARSWEDFDRIVASLKRLEDDETLLVQSGKPVGVFRTHKDAPRVLIANSNIVPHWANWDHFHELDRKGLMMYGQMTAGSWIYIGTQGIVQGTYETFAEAGRQHYNGDLKGRWILTGGLGGMGGAQPLAAVMAGACCLAVECDSTRIDFRLRTRYLDERAETLDEALEKIRSWAQAGEAKSVGLLGNAAEIFPELVRRGIHPDIVTDQTSAHDPVNGYLPKGWTMDEWRDGRERDPKAVEKAARASMKEHVEAMVDFWNAGVPTLDYGNNIRQVAKDEGLENAFDFPGFVPAYIRPLFCKGVGPFRWCALSGDPDDIYKTDAKMKELFPENEHLHNWLDMARERIPFQGLPARICWIGLGDRHRAGLAFNEMVRSGELKAPIVIGRDHLDSGSVASPNRETEAMLDGSDAVSDWPLLNALLNTASGATWVSLHHGGGVGMGFSQHAGMVVVADGTDDAARRLERVLWNDPATGVMRHADAGYDIARDWAREKNLDLPGIFQD, from the coding sequence ATGTCCCAGACCCGTCGCAATGCCCGTGACATCTTTCCAGCCACCGGCACTGACATCACCGCCAAGTCCTGGCTGACCGAGGCGCCAATGCGGATGCTGATGAACAACCTGCATCCCGATGTGGCCGAAAATCCGCATGAGTTGGTCGTTTATGGCGGCATTGGACGGGCGGCCCGCAGTTGGGAGGACTTCGACCGAATCGTCGCGAGCCTCAAAAGGCTCGAGGATGACGAGACATTGCTTGTCCAGTCTGGCAAACCGGTCGGCGTTTTCCGCACCCATAAGGATGCTCCGCGCGTTCTGATCGCCAACTCCAATATCGTTCCCCACTGGGCCAACTGGGATCATTTTCACGAGCTCGATCGCAAGGGTCTGATGATGTACGGCCAGATGACCGCGGGCTCCTGGATCTATATCGGCACCCAGGGCATCGTTCAGGGCACCTACGAGACTTTCGCCGAGGCAGGACGCCAGCACTATAACGGTGATCTCAAAGGCAGGTGGATACTGACCGGCGGGCTCGGGGGCATGGGCGGTGCCCAGCCGCTTGCCGCCGTCATGGCAGGGGCATGCTGTCTCGCCGTGGAATGTGATTCTACGCGGATCGACTTCCGTCTGCGAACCCGCTATCTCGATGAACGTGCCGAAACTCTTGACGAGGCGCTCGAAAAGATCAGAAGCTGGGCACAGGCCGGCGAGGCGAAGTCGGTCGGCCTCTTGGGCAATGCCGCCGAAATTTTTCCAGAACTCGTCAGAAGGGGCATTCATCCTGACATCGTGACCGATCAGACCTCGGCTCACGACCCCGTCAACGGCTATCTTCCCAAGGGCTGGACCATGGACGAATGGCGCGACGGTCGCGAGCGCGATCCCAAGGCCGTGGAAAAAGCGGCGCGTGCCTCGATGAAGGAACACGTCGAGGCGATGGTTGATTTTTGGAACGCAGGGGTCCCCACGCTCGACTATGGCAACAACATCCGCCAGGTAGCCAAGGATGAGGGGCTGGAGAACGCGTTTGACTTCCCCGGCTTCGTTCCGGCCTATATCCGTCCGCTGTTTTGCAAGGGCGTCGGGCCCTTCCGTTGGTGCGCGCTCTCCGGCGATCCTGATGACATCTACAAGACCGATGCCAAGATGAAGGAATTGTTTCCGGAGAACGAGCATCTTCACAATTGGCTGGACATGGCGCGGGAGCGTATCCCGTTTCAGGGCCTGCCGGCACGAATCTGCTGGATCGGCCTCGGTGACCGGCATCGCGCCGGCCTTGCTTTTAACGAGATGGTCCGTAGCGGCGAATTGAAGGCACCCATTGTTATCGGACGCGACCATCTCGATTCCGGCTCTGTGGCCTCGCCCAACCGGGAAACTGAAGCCATGCTGGACGGGTCTGACGCGGTCTCGGACTGGCCACTGCTCAATGCGCTGCTCAATACCGCGTCGGGCGCCACCTGGGTCTCTCTGCATCACGGAGGTGGCGTTGGCATGGGCTTTTCCCAGCATGCGGGCATGGTCGTTGTGGCCGATGGAACCGATGACGCGGCACGCAGGCTAGAACGGGTACTATGGAATGACCCGGCAACCGGCGTGATGCGCCACGCCGATGCGGGGTATGACATTGCCCGGGATTGGGCCCGCGAAAAAAACCTCGATCTACCCGGAATCTTTCAGGATTAA
- a CDS encoding TetR/AcrR family transcriptional regulator, translated as MRKIDPEVHAEKRRQILDAASICFAEKGFEATRTADICQKAGISSGKLFHYFKSKRDVFAAIFAQGKSEDTARLNEASRAPTTVAALVGFFEEALSHQGNPVLAGLLFEAIAFARRDAEFAQALERDELHTRDQLVALVETAIAKGEVAPGTDPLQAADWLMGLHDLTILRAVWDRKQAPGTDRSMIETLVRSILSASQRQPGTSGENS; from the coding sequence ATGCGTAAGATCGATCCTGAAGTGCATGCGGAAAAACGGCGACAGATTCTCGATGCCGCTTCGATCTGCTTTGCCGAAAAAGGCTTCGAGGCCACCCGTACTGCCGATATCTGTCAAAAGGCTGGGATCAGCTCGGGCAAGCTTTTCCACTATTTCAAGAGCAAGCGCGATGTGTTCGCCGCCATCTTCGCGCAAGGAAAATCCGAAGACACAGCTCGGCTCAATGAAGCGTCGCGTGCCCCGACCACGGTCGCGGCACTCGTCGGATTCTTCGAAGAAGCGCTTTCGCATCAGGGCAATCCTGTGTTGGCGGGGTTGCTGTTCGAGGCAATTGCCTTTGCCCGCCGCGATGCCGAATTCGCCCAGGCCCTCGAGCGGGACGAGTTGCATACGCGCGACCAGCTTGTTGCGCTCGTGGAAACGGCCATTGCCAAGGGCGAGGTCGCACCGGGGACGGATCCGCTTCAGGCCGCTGACTGGCTCATGGGGCTGCACGACCTCACCATTCTGCGCGCCGTCTGGGATCGCAAGCAAGCACCGGGGACCGATCGCAGCATGATCGAGACCCTGGTGCGCTCCATTTTGAGCGCCTCTCAACGTCAACCGGGAACATCTGGAGAAAACTCATGA
- the hutG gene encoding N-formylglutamate deformylase → MEPLTVTRGKGPIVLAMPHSGMWVPPVIWARLNERGRRLADTDWHLDRLYEGLVPDATIIRANFHRYVIDTNRDPSGKSLYPGQNTTGLCPITDFDGRAIYQEGMEPDASEIEGRRRAYHGSYHAAVADELERVRKEHSIAVLYDCHSIRSHIPFLFDGTLPDFNVGTNGGVTCDVLFERAVTSVCAAADGYTSVLNGRFKGGWTTRHYGRPEQGIHAVQMELAQSTHLEAESPPFAYSRTKADRLRPYLASVLETLAAQARTLAKEA, encoded by the coding sequence ATGGAGCCGCTCACCGTAACAAGGGGCAAGGGACCCATTGTTCTCGCCATGCCGCACTCGGGCATGTGGGTGCCGCCGGTGATCTGGGCCAGGCTCAACGAGCGCGGCCGGCGGCTTGCCGATACTGACTGGCATCTCGACCGGCTCTACGAGGGGCTTGTTCCCGACGCCACCATAATACGCGCCAATTTTCACCGCTACGTGATTGACACCAATCGAGACCCCAGCGGCAAAAGTCTTTACCCAGGACAAAATACCACCGGCCTTTGCCCCATCACTGATTTCGACGGTCGCGCAATCTATCAGGAGGGTATGGAGCCGGACGCCTCCGAAATCGAAGGTCGGCGCCGAGCCTATCATGGCAGTTACCACGCAGCTGTCGCCGATGAACTCGAGCGAGTACGGAAAGAGCATAGCATTGCGGTTCTTTACGACTGCCATTCCATTCGTTCGCACATACCGTTCCTCTTTGATGGAACGCTGCCTGACTTCAACGTCGGCACGAATGGCGGTGTGACATGTGATGTGCTGTTTGAGCGGGCGGTGACCTCCGTCTGCGCGGCCGCCGATGGATACACCAGCGTGCTGAACGGCCGGTTCAAGGGAGGATGGACGACCCGGCACTATGGTCGTCCGGAGCAGGGAATCCATGCTGTCCAGATGGAGTTGGCTCAGTCCACCCATCTGGAGGCCGAATCTCCGCCTTTCGCTTATAGCCGGACCAAGGCCGACAGGCTTCGCCCCTATCTCGCATCCGTACTCGAAACGCTTGCCGCTCAGGCGCGCACGCTTGCCAAGGAGGCATGA
- the hutI gene encoding imidazolonepropionase: MPYLLTNATLATMEPASTPFGLVEDGAVAVADGRIAWCGPRTGLPPQFSGLGAVDLGGRLVTPGLIDCHTHVVFGGDRAREFELRLEGASYEQIAREGGGIVSTVLATRAAGETNLLSEALTRVDPMIAEGVTTLEIKSGYGLSIADEIKMLRVARQIGRARSIRVITSYLAAHAVPPEYEGRADDYLDEVVLPGLDAAFAEGLVDAVDGFCEGIAFSPEQIERVFSRAETLGLPIKLHAEQLSNLGGAALAARYKGLSADHLEYLDVEGVEAMAKTGTVAVLLPGAFYTLRETQVPPVQALRDAGVPIVVATDCNPGSSPLNSLLLALNMACTLFQLTPEEALAGVTRNAARALGLADAGIIRSGCRADLAVWAVSRPAELAYRIGANPLYRRIHAGVLLS, encoded by the coding sequence ATGCCCTATCTGCTCACAAACGCCACACTGGCCACAATGGAACCCGCGTCAACGCCCTTTGGTCTCGTTGAAGACGGAGCAGTGGCCGTCGCTGATGGCCGTATAGCCTGGTGCGGGCCGCGAACTGGGCTGCCGCCGCAGTTTTCCGGTTTAGGCGCGGTTGATCTCGGCGGGCGCCTTGTCACGCCCGGCCTCATCGATTGTCACACCCATGTGGTGTTCGGAGGCGACAGGGCTCGCGAGTTTGAACTGCGGCTTGAAGGCGCCAGTTATGAACAGATCGCGAGGGAGGGCGGGGGCATTGTCTCAACCGTCCTCGCCACCCGCGCGGCCGGCGAAACAAATCTGTTGTCCGAAGCTCTCACGCGGGTCGATCCCATGATCGCTGAAGGCGTGACAACGCTGGAAATCAAATCCGGATACGGATTGAGCATAGCTGACGAGATTAAAATGCTGCGCGTGGCGCGTCAGATTGGCCGCGCGCGGTCAATCAGGGTGATCACCAGCTATCTGGCCGCCCACGCGGTACCGCCCGAGTACGAGGGCAGGGCGGACGACTATCTCGATGAAGTCGTCCTGCCCGGCCTCGACGCGGCTTTCGCTGAAGGCCTCGTCGACGCCGTTGATGGGTTCTGCGAGGGCATTGCTTTCTCTCCTGAACAGATCGAACGCGTTTTCAGTCGGGCCGAGACGCTGGGCCTGCCGATAAAGCTCCACGCCGAGCAATTGTCCAACCTTGGCGGTGCGGCTCTGGCTGCCCGCTATAAAGGTTTATCAGCCGATCATCTGGAATATCTTGATGTCGAGGGCGTCGAGGCCATGGCCAAAACCGGAACCGTTGCGGTGTTGCTGCCCGGGGCCTTTTATACCTTGCGTGAAACGCAAGTGCCTCCCGTGCAGGCGTTGCGCGATGCCGGTGTTCCTATCGTGGTCGCCACTGATTGTAATCCGGGCTCGTCACCTCTGAATTCCCTCCTTCTGGCGCTTAACATGGCCTGCACGCTGTTCCAGCTCACGCCCGAAGAGGCTTTGGCCGGTGTCACCCGTAACGCTGCCCGGGCTCTTGGTCTTGCCGATGCCGGTATCATCCGATCGGGATGCCGCGCCGATCTTGCGGTCTGGGCGGTCTCCCGTCCTGCTGAACTTGCCTATCGCATCGGGGCCAACCCGCTCTATCGCCGCATCCACGCTGGAGTTCTCTTGTCATGA
- a CDS encoding tyrosine-type recombinase/integrase — MGYSRYDAAARGRAAWNAGKTVGTKRPLTQKQIWAIRFFLDREGRVRDRALFDLAIDSKLRGCDLVKIKTGDLVTGPEIRTRAMVVQQKTGRPVQFELTGDVRASLLTWLERRAGTVGDYAFPSRVDHDHHMSTRQYARLVDEWVTAIGLRSSDYGTHSLRRTKAAMIYKATGNLRAIQILLGHTKIENTVRYLGIDIEDALLLAERTEI; from the coding sequence ATGGGATACTCACGATATGATGCTGCAGCCCGAGGACGGGCTGCATGGAATGCAGGCAAGACCGTAGGGACCAAGCGTCCCCTGACGCAGAAGCAGATCTGGGCAATCCGTTTCTTCCTGGATCGGGAAGGACGAGTTCGAGACCGTGCGCTGTTCGATCTCGCGATCGACAGCAAGCTCCGCGGATGCGATCTGGTCAAGATCAAGACCGGTGACTTGGTCACGGGGCCGGAAATTCGAACCCGGGCAATGGTGGTTCAACAGAAAACTGGACGTCCCGTGCAGTTCGAACTCACCGGCGATGTAAGAGCCAGCCTTCTCACCTGGCTCGAGAGGCGAGCGGGCACTGTCGGTGATTATGCGTTTCCAAGCCGCGTCGACCACGACCACCATATGAGCACGCGACAGTATGCCCGTTTGGTCGATGAGTGGGTCACAGCCATCGGCCTTCGATCATCAGACTACGGAACGCATTCACTCCGAAGAACGAAGGCGGCCATGATCTACAAGGCCACCGGTAACCTCCGCGCCATCCAGATCCTGCTCGGACACACCAAAATCGAGAACACTGTTCGGTATCTCGGTATAGATATCGAGGATGCTCTGCTTTTGGCTGAACGGACTGAAATATGA
- the hutH gene encoding histidine ammonia-lyase, which translates to MILTPGAATLAQLEEIYRTDCTVMLDRDFQPAVQEAARQVAAAAAGDVAVYGVNTGFGKLASVRIEPGDAARLQRNLILSHCCGVGDRTPASMVRLMMALKLLSLGRGASGVRWDVIEQIEFFLAKGIVPVVPTQGSVGASGDLAPLAHMSAAMIGEGQADFSGRTMQAEAALRAAGLEPLTLGPKEGLALINGTQFSTAFALAGLFDAWRNARTAVVTGALSTDAIMGSTAPFEEEIHALRGHRGQIEVAAALRFLMAGSAIRESHIEGDKRVQDPYCIRCHPQVTGASMDLLRQAAATLEIEANAVTDNPLVLSSRGTIVSGGNFHAEPVAFAADQIALAVAEIGAIAQRRVALMVDPALSFDLPPFLSPDPGLNSGYMIAEVTTAALMSENKHLANPCSTDSTPTSANQEDHVSMAAHGARRLVQMNVNLSQILGIELLCGAQGVEFRSGFRSSQPLEAVIARLRTDCAAVDEDRYLADDLSQAADLVRTGAITDAASLDDHLALRVL; encoded by the coding sequence ATGATACTTACCCCGGGCGCCGCAACTCTGGCGCAGCTCGAAGAAATCTATCGCACCGATTGCACGGTCATGCTCGATCGCGATTTCCAGCCAGCGGTGCAAGAGGCCGCGCGGCAAGTTGCCGCTGCAGCTGCGGGAGACGTCGCCGTCTATGGTGTGAACACCGGCTTTGGAAAGCTCGCAAGCGTACGCATCGAGCCTGGAGATGCCGCTCGGCTTCAACGCAACCTCATCCTTTCCCACTGCTGCGGTGTCGGTGATCGCACACCGGCATCGATGGTCCGGTTAATGATGGCGCTCAAGCTCTTGTCGCTGGGGCGCGGGGCGTCCGGCGTACGCTGGGACGTCATCGAGCAGATAGAGTTTTTTTTGGCCAAAGGCATTGTACCGGTTGTACCCACACAGGGATCGGTAGGCGCATCGGGCGATCTCGCCCCGCTCGCCCACATGTCCGCCGCCATGATCGGTGAGGGCCAAGCCGATTTCAGTGGCCGCACCATGCAGGCCGAGGCGGCGCTCAGGGCCGCCGGACTTGAACCCTTGACGCTCGGGCCAAAGGAAGGGCTGGCGCTGATCAACGGCACACAATTTTCCACCGCCTTCGCCTTGGCCGGTCTTTTCGACGCCTGGCGCAACGCCCGCACAGCGGTGGTGACCGGAGCCCTTTCGACTGACGCAATCATGGGCTCGACCGCTCCATTCGAGGAGGAAATCCACGCCCTGCGCGGCCATCGCGGCCAGATCGAAGTGGCGGCAGCGCTGCGGTTCCTCATGGCGGGTTCGGCAATCCGTGAAAGCCATATTGAGGGCGACAAGCGGGTTCAGGATCCCTACTGCATTCGCTGCCATCCCCAGGTGACCGGTGCGAGCATGGATCTGCTGCGTCAGGCGGCGGCGACCCTGGAGATCGAAGCCAACGCCGTCACCGACAATCCGCTGGTTTTGTCGTCGAGGGGCACAATCGTGTCCGGCGGCAATTTTCACGCTGAACCTGTAGCCTTTGCGGCCGATCAGATCGCGCTTGCTGTGGCTGAAATCGGCGCGATCGCCCAGCGCCGTGTCGCCCTCATGGTCGACCCCGCACTCTCGTTCGATTTGCCACCCTTTCTATCTCCCGATCCGGGGCTTAACTCGGGTTATATGATCGCAGAGGTCACCACGGCGGCCCTGATGAGCGAAAACAAGCATCTCGCCAATCCATGCTCGACCGACTCCACGCCGACCAGCGCCAATCAGGAGGATCACGTCTCCATGGCGGCCCATGGGGCGCGGCGGCTCGTGCAGATGAACGTCAATCTCAGCCAGATTCTGGGCATCGAGCTGCTTTGCGGCGCGCAGGGCGTCGAGTTCCGCTCGGGTTTCAGGTCCAGCCAGCCTCTCGAGGCCGTCATTGCCCGCTTGAGAACTGACTGCGCGGCGGTCGATGAGGATCGCTACCTTGCCGATGATCTCTCCCAAGCGGCCGATCTAGTGAGGACAGGTGCCATCACCGATGCTGCCAGCCTTGACGATCATCTGGCCCTCAGAGTCCTCTGA